GATCGTGCTCTCCGGCGGTCCGCGCAGCGTCTCGGAAGACTCGGCGCCGCGCTGCGAGCCGGGAGTGTTCGACGCCGGCGTGCCGGTGCTGGGCATCTGCTACGGCATGCAGTTGATGACCGACGCGCTCGGCGGGGAAGTCGCCCCGGCGCCGCACCGGGAATTCGGCCTCGCGACGATCAAGATCGAACAGAACGCGCCGATGCTGGCGTCGATCGGCTCGGAACTGCGGGTGTGGGCGAGCCACGGCGATTTCGTGAAGTCCGCACCGGCGGGCTTCACGGTCACCGCGACCAGCGCGAACGCGCCGGTGGCGGCGATGGCCGACGAAGACCGGCGCTTCTACGCCCTCCTGTTCCATCCGGAGGTGGCGCACACCGATCAGGGCACGCGGATCCTGCGCAACTTCGCGTTCGATATCTGCGGCTGCACCGGCGACTGGACGATGGCGTCGTTCGTGCAGGAGACGGTGGCGGCGATCCGGACGCAGGTCGGCGGCGGCCGCGTGGTCTGCGGGTTGAGCGGCGGCGTCGATTCGACCGTCGCGGCGCTGCTGATTCACCAGGCGATCGGCGATCGACTGACGTGCATCTTCGTCGACAACGGCGTGATGCGGCTCGACGAAGCCGCGCAGATCCGCACCCGGTTCGAACGGCTGCGTCTGCCGCTCGACTTCGTCGACGCCTCGACGCTGTTCCTCGATCGCCTGGCCGGCGTGACCGATCCGGAAAAGAAGCGGAAGATCATCGGCGCGGCGTTCATCGAGGTGTTCGAGGGGGAAGCCAGGCGGCTCGCCGCGCAGCAGGGGGCGTTCGACTTTCTCGCGCAAGGCACGCTGTATCCCGACGTGATCGAAAGCGTGTCGGTGATCGGGCCGTCGCACGTGATCAAGAGCCACCACAACGTCGGCGGCTTGCCCGAGGGGATGCGGTTCACGCTGGTCGAGCCGCTCCGCCAGCTGTTCAAGGATGAAGTGCGCGCCGTCGGCAAGGAGCTGGGGCTGGACGACGAGTTCGTCTGGCGGCAGCCGTTCCCCGGACCCGGACTGGCGGTGCGGATCCTCGGCGCGGTCACGCCCGAGCGGCTCGATCTGGTGCGCAAGGCGGACGCGATCGTCGCCGAGGAAGTGAAGAAGGCGGGCTGGTACCGGCGGCTGTGGCAGTCGTTCGCGGTCCTGCTGCCGGTGCAGAGCGTCGGCGTGATGGGCGACGAGCGCACCTACGAGTACACGGTGGCGCTTCGCGCGGTCGAGAGCCGGGACGGCATGACCGCCGACTGGGCGCGGCTGCCGCACGATCTGCTCGCCTCGATCTCGTCGCGCATCGTCAACGAGGTCCGGGGCATCAATCGTGTCGTGTATGACATCAGCTCGAAGCCTCCGTCCACCATCGAGTGGGAGTAGCGATTGCAGATTGGCGGTTGCAGATTGCAGATCGACGGGTTGATGATTGTGGATTGCGGATCGACGGATTGGCGATTGGCGATTGGGGTGACCGCCACTCGGCAATCCTCAATCCGCCAATCGCCGCTCCCCAATCGCCAATCTTCAATCCGTCGATCGCCAATCGCCAATCGTCAACCGCCGATCGCCAATCTGCAATCTGCACTCGGCAATGACTGATTTCGTCCACCTGCACCTGCACTCGGAATTCTCCCTGCTGGACGGTGCCTGCAGGATCGAGGAATTACTCGACAAGGCGGTCGAGCTGCGGATGCCGGCGATGGCGATCACCGAGCACGGCAACATGTTCTCGTCGGTGGTCTTCCACGACCAGGCGCGCAAGCGGGGGATCAATCCGATTCTCGGCTGCGAGGTCTACGTCGCGCCGGGCGATCGGCGGACGAAGAGCGGGACGCCGGGGGAGACGGCGAATCACCTCGTCCTCCTCGCCGAGACCAACGAGGGGTACCACAACCTGATCAAGCTGGTCTCGTCCGGCTACACCGAGGGGTTCTATTACAAGCCGCGCATCGACAAGGACCTGCTGGCGCGGCACGCCACGGGGCTGATCGGTCTGAGCAGCTGCCTCAAGGGGGAGGTCGCCACCGGCATCCGCACCGAGCAGCAGCAGAAGGCGATCGCGGCGGCCGCCGCCTACCGCGACATTCTCGGCCGCGAGAACTTCTTCCTCGAGATGCAGTTCCAGGGGATCGAGGAACAGAAGACGGTCAACGCCGGGCTGCAGCCGATCGCGAAGGACCTGGGGCTGGACCTGGTCGTTACCAACGACGTCCACTACCTCAAGAACTCGGACTTCAAGCCGCACGACATCCTGCTCTGCATCGGCACCGGCAAGACGGTGAACGACGCCGAGCGCCTGAAGTATCACGGCGATCAGTTCTACCTGAAGACGGCCGACGAGATGCGCGCCGTCTTCCCGGACTTTGGCGAGGCCATCGCGCGGACGGTGCAGATCGCCGCCCGCTGCAACGTCGATCTCTCGTTCAAGGAGAACTACCTCCCGAACTTCGACGTCCCGCCCGGCTTCACGCTCGATGACTACTTCGAGCACGAGGTCCGGCTCGGTTTTGCGGCGCGGCTGCCGAAGCTGCAGGAACTGGCGGCGCGCGGCGTCCTCAAGCACACCATCGACGAGTACGAGCGGCGGCTCTCGTACGAGATCGACATGATCAAGAAGATGAAGTACCCCGGGTACTTCATGATCGTGTGGGATTTCATCCGCTACGCGCGGGAGCAGGGGATTCCCGTCGGACCCGGACGCGGATCCGCCGCCGGCAGCCTCATCGCCTACTGCCTCCGCATCACCGACGTCGATCCCATCGAGTACGACCTGATCTTCGAGCGCTTCCTCAACCCCGAGCGCGTCTCGCTGCCCGACATCGACATCGATTTCTGCGAGCGGCGCCGCGGCGAGGTCATCGACTACGTCACCCGCAAGTACGGCCGCGAGAACGTCGCCCAGATCATCACCTTCGGGACGATGAAGGCGCGCGCGGTGGTGCGCGACGTCGCGCGGGTCATGGACATTCCGTACGCGGACGCCGACAAGGTCGCGAAAGCGGTGCCGCCGGCGCTCGACATGACGCTGAAGAAGGCGCTGGAGGAGAGCCCGGCGCTGAAGGACATGCAGCAGAAGGACGAGCGCGTCAGGGAGCTGCTCGCCGTCGCGCAGCGTCTCGAAGGGATGACCCGCCACGCCTCGGTGCATGCCGCCGGCGTGGTGATCGCGCCGCGTCCGCTGACCGAATTCGTCCCGCTCTACAAGTCGCAGAAGGACGAGATCGTCACCCAGTGGGCGATGAAGGAGGTGGAGCGCGTCGGCCTCCTGAAGATGGACTTCCTCGGGCTGAGCACGCTGACGCTCATCCAGGACTGCCTCGCCGAGATCAAGCGGACGGAGGGGATCGACCTCGACATCGACGCCATCCCGCTCGACGACGACAAGACCTACAAGCTGTTCGCCGACGGGCAGACCTACGGCGTGTTCCAGTTCGAGAGCTCCGGGATGCGCGAGCTGCTGCGCAAGGCCAAGCCGGAGCGGCTCGACGACCTGATCGCGCTCAACGCCCTCTATCGGCCGGGTCCGTTGAAATCGGGGATGGTGGACGACTTCATCTCCCGCAAGCAGGGGAAGACCGAGGTGAAGTACGAGCTGAAACAGCTCGAGCCGATCCTCTCCGACACCTACGGCGTCATCGCCTACCAGGAACAGGTCATGCGCATCGCCGCGGTCCTGGCCGGGTTCACGATGGGGCAGTCGGACGTGCTGCGCAAGGCCATGGGCAAGAAGGATCCCAAGGTCATGGCCAAGCAGCGCGAGGCCTTCATGGAAGGGGCGCTGAAGAACGGCATCAACGAGAAGAAGGCCAGGAAGATCTTCGATCTGATGGAGTTCTTCGCCGGCTACGGCTTCAACAAGTCGCACTCCACCACCTACGCCTGGGTGGCGTACCAGACCGCGTATCTGAAGGCGAACTATCCCTCGCATTTCATGGCGGCGCTGCTGACGATCGAAGCCGCCAACACCGACAAGCTGGCGATGTACCTCGGCGAGTGCCGCGACCTCGGGATCCCGATCCTGCCGCCCGACATCAACACGAGCCAGCTCGCCTTCACGGTGGAGACCGGCCGCGCGGCGCAGGCGGTGCTCGACGGCATCACGCTGCCGAACCCGCCCGTCCGCTTCGGCCTGTGCGCCGTCAAGAACGTCGGCGAAGGGGCGATTCTCTCGATGCTCGGCGTCCGCGAGAAGCGCGGGCGCATCGACTCGCTGTTCACGCTCTGCGAGGAGGTCGACCAGCGGCTGGTCAACAAGCGTCCGATCGAGAGCCTGATCAAGGCCGGCGCCTTCGACGACCTCGCCGACGGCCCCATTCCCTCGCGGCGGGCGCGGCTGTACGCCGCCGTCGACAAGGCCATCGAGCACGGCAGCCGCCACCAGCGCAATCGCGACGAGGGCATGGTGTCCTTCTTCGACCTGACCCATGACGACGAGCCGGCGGCGGCGATTCCGCTGCCCGAGGCGCCCGCGTGGAGCGAAGCGCAGCAGCTCGCCTTCGAGAAGGAATCGCTCGGTCTGTACATGAGCGGCCATCCGCTCGAGCGCTTCAGCGACGAGCTCAAGGCGTTCGGCGCGCAGCGCATCGCCGACTTGTCGCAGTCGCTCGCCGATGTCTGGGCCGGCGGCATCGTCAGCGGGCTGCGCCCGCTGAAGACCAAGAAGGGGGACCGCATGGCGGTCTTCATGCTCGACGACATCGCCGGCGGCGTCGAAGTGGTCGTGTTCCCCGAAACGTTCGGCAAGCACGGGCATCTGATCGCCGCCGATGCGATGCTGCTGGTGCGCGGCAAGTTCGAGAAGGACGACGAGTCGGCGCGGATCGTCGCCACCGAGCTGCAGCCGATCTCGCTGCTGAAGGAGCGCACCACGCGGGAGGTCGTGATCCACCTGCAGGTGCCGTCGCGGCACCAGATGGAGGCGCTGGCGGAGCTGCTCTCGCGCCACCGCGGCGACCGCAAGGTGCTGCTGGAACTCGACGTCAAGAAGAACGGCGGCCCCGGCCTGGTCGTCCGCGCGGACGTCGCGCAGCGGGTGAGGCCGTCGGAGAAGCTGGTCGAGGAGGTCGAGTCGCTCTGCGGCGCGGGGTCGGTCGAACTGCGTTAGCCGAGTGCGAGAGTGAGTGCGATACTGTCCCTCACAGGAGAACGGGAGCACAGGAGCTTTTTTCGGGAGAGGAAACAGCGTCTCTTGTGCTCCGCTGCTCCGGTGAGAGACAGCGGAGACTGGCCGAAAGCGGACTATGCCCGAACTGCTGGAATTTGAAGAACCGATCGCCGTCCTGATGAAGGAAATCGAGGCGCTCAGCATGCTGCCCTCGACGCCGGCGCGCGACCGATCGATTGACTCGCTGCGGCGCCGCGCCGACGAGATCCGCGTCGAGATCTTCCGCACGCTGACGCCGTGGCAGCGGGTGCTGGTCGCGCGGCATCCGAGCCGGCCCAACACCCTCGACTACGTCGAGCGGTTGTTCACCGAGGTCGAGGAGCTGCACGGCGATCGCCGCTTCGCCGACGATCACGCCATCGTCGCCGGCACCGCCAGCTACAAGGGGCAGTCCGTGGTGTTCGTCGGGCACCAGAAGGGGCGGGACACCAAGCAGAAGATCTACCGCAACTTCGGCTACGCCCGTCCCGAGGGCTACCGCAAGGCGATGCGGGTGATGCTGATGGCGCAGAAGTTCTCGCGCCCGATCGTCGTGTTCATCGACACCCCGGCGGCGTATCCCGGGATGGAGTCGGAGGAGCGCGGCGTCGCCGAAGCGATCGCCTGGAACCTGCGCGAGATGATGATGCTCGAGGTGCCGATCGTCGTCATGGTCTGCGGCGAAGGGGGCAGCGGCGGCGCGCTGGGGATCGCGATCGGCGACCGCGTGCTGATGCAGGAGTTCTCGGTCTACAGCGTCATTCCGCCGGAGGGCTGCGCCGCGATCCTCTGGCGCGACGCGAACAAGAAGGTCGAAGCCGCCACGGCGCTGAAGATCACCGCCCCCGACATGGTCGCGCTCGGGCTGGTCGACGACATCATCCCCGAACCCGCGGGCGGCGCCCACAACGACTACGACAAGGCGACCGCGCTGATCGATCAGGCGCTGTCGGATTCGCTGGCGAAGAGCCTGTCGATGACCGTCGCCCAGCGGCTCGACGCCCGCTACGAAAAGTTCCGGCGGATGGGGGATGTCGGGTACGTGGAGGCGGCCCCCGGCCTCACGCCCGAGCCTTCGGCCGGGGCCGGGCCGACCGGTTCATGAAATCGATCTTCTGGGACCATCTCCCCTGTGACGACGAGGCCGCGCGGCAGCTGGGCGCGGCCCTGAACCTGCACCCCACCGTCGCCCGCCTGCTGTGCCTGCGCGGACTCCGCGATCCGGAGGCCGCGGCACGTTTCCTCAGTCCGTCCATGGATCACCTCCACGACCCGTTCCGCCTCGCAGGCATGCGCCAGGCCGTCGAGCGGCTGGAGCGGGCGATCGCCAACCAGGAGCGGATCGCGATTCATGGCGACTACGACGTCGACGGCATCACCTCCACCGTCATCCTGCGGCGCGCGCTGGAGATGCTCGGCGCCGAGGTCGTGCATTTCATTCCGGAGCGCCTGCGCGACGGGTACGGACTGCAGCCGGCGGCGATCGAGCGGCTCCATGCGGAAGGCGTCCACCTCATCGTCTCGGTGGACTGCGGCATTCGCGCCAC
This genomic stretch from Vicinamibacterales bacterium harbors:
- the guaA gene encoding glutamine-hydrolyzing GMP synthase, producing the protein MIHHQTIVVLDFGSQFTQLIARRLRELSVYSEILPFNTPLDEIRARKPVGIVLSGGPRSVSEDSAPRCEPGVFDAGVPVLGICYGMQLMTDALGGEVAPAPHREFGLATIKIEQNAPMLASIGSELRVWASHGDFVKSAPAGFTVTATSANAPVAAMADEDRRFYALLFHPEVAHTDQGTRILRNFAFDICGCTGDWTMASFVQETVAAIRTQVGGGRVVCGLSGGVDSTVAALLIHQAIGDRLTCIFVDNGVMRLDEAAQIRTRFERLRLPLDFVDASTLFLDRLAGVTDPEKKRKIIGAAFIEVFEGEARRLAAQQGAFDFLAQGTLYPDVIESVSVIGPSHVIKSHHNVGGLPEGMRFTLVEPLRQLFKDEVRAVGKELGLDDEFVWRQPFPGPGLAVRILGAVTPERLDLVRKADAIVAEEVKKAGWYRRLWQSFAVLLPVQSVGVMGDERTYEYTVALRAVESRDGMTADWARLPHDLLASISSRIVNEVRGINRVVYDISSKPPSTIEWE
- the dnaE gene encoding DNA polymerase III subunit alpha, with product MTDFVHLHLHSEFSLLDGACRIEELLDKAVELRMPAMAITEHGNMFSSVVFHDQARKRGINPILGCEVYVAPGDRRTKSGTPGETANHLVLLAETNEGYHNLIKLVSSGYTEGFYYKPRIDKDLLARHATGLIGLSSCLKGEVATGIRTEQQQKAIAAAAAYRDILGRENFFLEMQFQGIEEQKTVNAGLQPIAKDLGLDLVVTNDVHYLKNSDFKPHDILLCIGTGKTVNDAERLKYHGDQFYLKTADEMRAVFPDFGEAIARTVQIAARCNVDLSFKENYLPNFDVPPGFTLDDYFEHEVRLGFAARLPKLQELAARGVLKHTIDEYERRLSYEIDMIKKMKYPGYFMIVWDFIRYAREQGIPVGPGRGSAAGSLIAYCLRITDVDPIEYDLIFERFLNPERVSLPDIDIDFCERRRGEVIDYVTRKYGRENVAQIITFGTMKARAVVRDVARVMDIPYADADKVAKAVPPALDMTLKKALEESPALKDMQQKDERVRELLAVAQRLEGMTRHASVHAAGVVIAPRPLTEFVPLYKSQKDEIVTQWAMKEVERVGLLKMDFLGLSTLTLIQDCLAEIKRTEGIDLDIDAIPLDDDKTYKLFADGQTYGVFQFESSGMRELLRKAKPERLDDLIALNALYRPGPLKSGMVDDFISRKQGKTEVKYELKQLEPILSDTYGVIAYQEQVMRIAAVLAGFTMGQSDVLRKAMGKKDPKVMAKQREAFMEGALKNGINEKKARKIFDLMEFFAGYGFNKSHSTTYAWVAYQTAYLKANYPSHFMAALLTIEAANTDKLAMYLGECRDLGIPILPPDINTSQLAFTVETGRAAQAVLDGITLPNPPVRFGLCAVKNVGEGAILSMLGVREKRGRIDSLFTLCEEVDQRLVNKRPIESLIKAGAFDDLADGPIPSRRARLYAAVDKAIEHGSRHQRNRDEGMVSFFDLTHDDEPAAAIPLPEAPAWSEAQQLAFEKESLGLYMSGHPLERFSDELKAFGAQRIADLSQSLADVWAGGIVSGLRPLKTKKGDRMAVFMLDDIAGGVEVVVFPETFGKHGHLIAADAMLLVRGKFEKDDESARIVATELQPISLLKERTTREVVIHLQVPSRHQMEALAELLSRHRGDRKVLLELDVKKNGGPGLVVRADVAQRVRPSEKLVEEVESLCGAGSVELR
- a CDS encoding acetyl-CoA carboxylase carboxyltransferase subunit alpha; the protein is MPELLEFEEPIAVLMKEIEALSMLPSTPARDRSIDSLRRRADEIRVEIFRTLTPWQRVLVARHPSRPNTLDYVERLFTEVEELHGDRRFADDHAIVAGTASYKGQSVVFVGHQKGRDTKQKIYRNFGYARPEGYRKAMRVMLMAQKFSRPIVVFIDTPAAYPGMESEERGVAEAIAWNLREMMMLEVPIVVMVCGEGGSGGALGIAIGDRVLMQEFSVYSVIPPEGCAAILWRDANKKVEAATALKITAPDMVALGLVDDIIPEPAGGAHNDYDKATALIDQALSDSLAKSLSMTVAQRLDARYEKFRRMGDVGYVEAAPGLTPEPSAGAGPTGS